A genome region from Microbacterium terricola includes the following:
- the rpsK gene encoding 30S ribosomal protein S11: MAQAKSAARKPRRKEKKNIALGHAHIKSTFNNTIVSITDPTGAVISWASSGGVGFKGSRKSTPYAAGMAAESAARQAQEHGVKKVDVFVKGPGSGRETAIRSLQAAGLEVGSISDVTPQAHNGCRPPKRRRV; the protein is encoded by the coding sequence ATGGCACAGGCCAAGTCCGCCGCGCGCAAGCCGCGCCGCAAGGAGAAGAAGAACATCGCGCTGGGTCACGCCCACATCAAGTCGACGTTCAACAACACCATCGTTTCGATCACCGACCCCACGGGCGCTGTCATCAGCTGGGCCTCGTCGGGTGGCGTGGGCTTCAAGGGCTCGCGCAAGTCGACGCCCTACGCCGCTGGTATGGCCGCCGAGTCGGCAGCCCGCCAGGCGCAGGAGCACGGCGTCAAGAAGGTCGACGTCTTCGTGAAGGGCCCGGGCTCGGGTCGCGAGACCGCGATCCGCTCGCTGCAGGCCGCCGGCCTCGAGGTCGGCTCGATCAGCGACGTGACGCCCCAGGCTCACAACGGCTGCCGTCCGCCGAAGCGCCGTCGCGTCTGA
- the secY gene encoding preprotein translocase subunit SecY — MFSAIARVFRTPDLRRKIAFTLAIIAIYRFGAHVPAPFVNFPNVQECLRQSSGTEGLLSLVNLFSGGALLQLSIFALGVMPYITATIIVQLLRVVIPHFETLYKEGQAGQARLTQYTRYLTIALALLQSTTLVTVARSGQLFGTTGIAECEALLTNDVWWAQLLMIITMTAGTGLIMWFAELVTERGIGNGMSLLIFTSIAAAFPASMWAIWTAKGPEVFLLVLAVGIIVVALVVFVEQSQRRIPVQYAKRMVGRRTYGGTNTYIPIKVNMAGVVPVIFASSLLYIPVLIAQFNQPQAGEEASAWVAWIAQYFTTGDSPLYMAVYFLLIVGFTYFYVAITFNPVEVADNMKKYGGFIPGIRAGRPTAEYLDYVLTRITLPGSLYLGLIALLPLIALATVGANQNFPFGGASILIIVGVGLETVKQIDAQLQQRHYEGLLR; from the coding sequence TTGTTCAGCGCCATCGCGCGGGTCTTCCGTACACCCGATCTGCGTCGGAAGATCGCATTCACCCTGGCGATCATCGCCATCTATCGCTTCGGCGCGCACGTCCCGGCGCCGTTCGTGAACTTCCCCAACGTGCAGGAATGCCTGCGGCAGAGCTCAGGCACAGAGGGCCTGCTGTCGCTCGTGAACCTGTTCTCGGGCGGCGCGCTCCTGCAGCTGTCGATCTTCGCCCTCGGCGTCATGCCGTACATCACGGCGACGATCATCGTGCAGCTGCTGCGCGTGGTCATCCCGCACTTCGAGACCCTCTACAAGGAGGGCCAGGCGGGCCAGGCCAGGCTCACGCAGTACACCCGCTACCTGACGATCGCGCTCGCACTGCTGCAGTCGACGACGCTGGTGACGGTGGCCCGCAGCGGTCAGCTCTTCGGCACCACCGGCATCGCCGAGTGCGAGGCGCTGCTGACCAACGACGTGTGGTGGGCGCAGCTGCTGATGATCATCACGATGACCGCCGGCACCGGCCTCATCATGTGGTTCGCCGAGCTCGTCACCGAGCGCGGCATCGGCAACGGCATGTCCCTGCTGATCTTCACCTCCATCGCCGCGGCCTTCCCCGCCTCGATGTGGGCGATCTGGACCGCCAAGGGCCCCGAGGTCTTCCTCCTGGTGCTCGCCGTCGGCATCATCGTCGTCGCGCTCGTGGTGTTCGTCGAACAGTCGCAGCGCCGCATCCCGGTGCAGTACGCGAAGCGGATGGTGGGACGCCGCACGTACGGCGGCACCAACACGTACATCCCGATCAAGGTCAACATGGCCGGCGTCGTGCCCGTCATCTTCGCCTCGTCGCTGCTGTACATCCCGGTGCTGATCGCGCAGTTCAACCAGCCGCAGGCCGGTGAAGAGGCCTCGGCGTGGGTCGCGTGGATCGCGCAGTACTTCACGACGGGCGACAGCCCGCTCTACATGGCGGTGTACTTCCTGCTCATCGTCGGCTTCACCTACTTCTACGTCGCGATCACGTTCAACCCGGTCGAGGTCGCCGACAACATGAAGAAGTACGGCGGGTTCATCCCCGGCATCCGCGCCGGTCGTCCCACCGCTGAGTACCTCGACTACGTGCTCACCCGCATCACGCTGCCCGGCTCGCTCTACCTCGGTCTGATCGCGCTGCTGCCGCTCATCGCGCTGGCGACGGTCGGTGCCAACCAGAACTTCCCGTTCGGTGGCGCATCGATCCTCATCATCGTCGGCGTCGGCCTCGAGACGGTGAAGCAGATCGACGCCCAGCTCCAGCAGCGTCACTACGAGGGGCTGCTCCGATGA
- the rpsM gene encoding 30S ribosomal protein S13 — MARLAGVDIPRDKRVVIALTYIYGVGRTRSTEILTATEIDESIRVKDLTDDQLIALRDYIEGNYKVEGDLRREVAADIRRKVEIGSYEGLRHRRGLPVRGQRTKTNARTRKGPKRTVAGKKKAR, encoded by the coding sequence ATGGCACGTCTTGCCGGCGTTGACATCCCGCGCGATAAGCGCGTGGTGATCGCACTGACCTACATCTACGGCGTTGGCCGTACCCGCTCGACCGAGATCCTCACCGCGACGGAGATCGACGAGAGCATCCGCGTCAAGGACCTCACCGATGACCAGCTCATCGCGCTCCGCGACTACATCGAGGGCAACTACAAGGTGGAGGGTGACCTTCGCCGCGAGGTCGCCGCCGACATCCGCCGCAAGGTCGAGATCGGCTCGTACGAGGGTCTGCGCCACCGTCGCGGCCTGCCCGTGCGCGGTCAGCGCACGAAGACCAACGCGCGTACCCGCAAGGGTCCCAAGCGCACCGTCGCCGGCAAGAAGAAGGCGCGCTAG
- a CDS encoding adenylate kinase, with product MSQAQDGAQAQDGARLLIVGPQGSGKGTQGVRIAEVVGVPAISTGDMFRAAISGGTELGEKVKAIIEAGDLVPDAVTSEVVSERLSQDDAAEGFLLDGYPRNLAQVSDLDAFLSGRGEQLDAVIELSVPRGESIDRLTRRAFEQGRTDDTEDVIANRLAIYERETAPILDVYRERGIVDVIDGVGSLDEITERIVAALGARGLIRTAAA from the coding sequence ATGAGCCAGGCTCAGGACGGCGCCCAGGCTCAGGACGGCGCGCGTCTCCTGATCGTCGGGCCGCAGGGCTCCGGCAAGGGGACGCAGGGCGTGCGCATCGCCGAGGTCGTCGGCGTGCCGGCGATCTCGACCGGCGACATGTTCCGTGCCGCCATCTCCGGGGGCACCGAGCTCGGCGAGAAGGTCAAGGCCATCATCGAGGCCGGTGACCTGGTGCCGGATGCCGTCACCAGCGAGGTCGTCAGCGAGCGCCTGTCGCAGGACGACGCCGCCGAGGGCTTCCTCCTCGACGGGTACCCGCGCAACCTCGCCCAGGTCTCCGACCTCGACGCATTCCTGTCGGGTCGGGGCGAGCAGCTCGACGCGGTCATCGAACTGTCGGTGCCGCGCGGCGAGTCGATCGACCGGCTCACCCGCCGTGCATTCGAGCAGGGTCGCACCGACGACACCGAGGACGTCATCGCCAACCGCCTCGCCATCTACGAGCGCGAGACCGCCCCGATCCTCGACGTCTACCGCGAGCGCGGCATCGTCGACGTGATCGACGGCGTGGGCTCGCTCGACGAGATCACCGAGCGCATCGTGGCCGCACTCGGCGCGCGCGGTCTGATCCGCACGGCCGCCGCCTGA
- a CDS encoding adenylate/guanylate cyclase domain-containing protein, with translation MSESSTPIGVRPVRPRRRAGLSIYSILLIMLLSVSVLSSIVVGVIGYVNGTQALRAIAYERLVEIRENRTREVAQLFASIENAVRLGALNETSQHAVVAFTEAFRDLDESSLSAADQSALAAYYRETFASELSEATGETIDGGTFAPRGAAAEYLQSHYVIPYETWEDAILSDDAGDGSAWSAAHERYHPYYRAMTELQDFEDVLMLDTDGNVIYTAYKGVDLGTNLLDGPYRMSNLATAYRDTMSRNIVGDVVLADFAPYNPSLGTPAGWAVTPIAVDDTVVGALAIELPIDRINEVMTVGGDWQLNGLGATGETFLVGRDTTMRSISRMLVADPEQYATASVAAGLAPAAAALGVRNGSTLLQQTVTGEAVDGAFKGKSGTVLIRDYLGRDSLAAYAPLGVDGLDWAIVAQETSAEALVPVEDFTRNLILSTAGMIIFVCLLSLVLAQIFVRPLRRLKAAAQRIGAGEEGVQVDAGSSDELADVAKAFNDMSRSLQVKSDLILEQEKANEQLILSFMPEGMASRYRHGDDAITQDSEDVTVVFADIVGFEELALTLTSEDAVARLNDLIRTFDEAAERHGVERVRTTRQSYLASCGLATPRVDNARRAVDFAIELSTILERYSTQQGVDLGLRAGLDSGRVTSGLIGRARVVYDMWGDAVNLAFRVQGDSDEPGIYLTQRVADRLPESVSMTPAGEIDTQSGTQRVWRVETPATVEA, from the coding sequence ATGTCCGAGTCGAGCACGCCGATCGGGGTGCGTCCCGTGCGCCCTCGCCGCCGCGCCGGGCTGTCGATCTACTCGATCCTGCTGATCATGCTGCTGTCGGTGAGTGTGCTGTCGAGCATCGTGGTCGGCGTCATCGGCTACGTGAACGGCACGCAGGCACTGCGCGCGATCGCGTACGAGCGGCTCGTCGAGATCCGCGAGAACCGCACCCGCGAGGTCGCGCAGCTGTTCGCCTCGATCGAGAACGCCGTGCGACTCGGCGCGCTGAACGAGACCAGCCAGCACGCCGTCGTCGCCTTCACCGAGGCCTTCCGCGACCTGGACGAGTCGTCGCTGTCCGCCGCCGACCAGTCGGCCCTCGCCGCGTACTACCGCGAGACCTTCGCCAGCGAGCTGTCCGAGGCGACCGGCGAGACCATCGATGGCGGGACGTTCGCGCCGCGCGGCGCGGCGGCGGAGTACCTGCAGTCGCACTACGTCATCCCGTATGAGACGTGGGAGGACGCCATCCTCTCCGATGACGCGGGCGACGGCAGCGCCTGGTCGGCGGCCCACGAGCGCTACCACCCGTACTACCGGGCGATGACAGAGCTGCAGGACTTCGAGGACGTCCTCATGCTCGACACCGACGGCAACGTCATCTACACGGCATACAAGGGCGTCGACCTGGGCACCAACCTGCTCGACGGCCCGTACCGGATGTCGAACCTCGCGACGGCCTACCGCGACACGATGAGCCGGAACATCGTCGGCGACGTGGTGCTCGCCGACTTCGCGCCGTACAACCCCAGCCTCGGCACGCCCGCCGGCTGGGCGGTGACGCCGATCGCGGTGGACGACACGGTGGTGGGCGCGCTCGCGATCGAGCTCCCGATCGACCGCATCAACGAGGTCATGACCGTCGGGGGCGACTGGCAGCTGAACGGGCTGGGCGCCACCGGCGAGACCTTCCTGGTCGGCCGGGACACCACCATGCGCTCGATCTCGCGGATGCTGGTCGCCGACCCCGAGCAGTACGCGACCGCATCCGTCGCCGCCGGCCTGGCCCCGGCCGCCGCGGCGCTCGGCGTGCGCAACGGCAGCACCCTGCTGCAGCAGACGGTGACCGGCGAGGCCGTCGACGGCGCCTTCAAGGGCAAGAGCGGCACGGTGCTCATCCGCGACTACCTCGGCCGCGACAGTCTCGCCGCGTACGCGCCCCTGGGCGTGGACGGGCTGGACTGGGCGATCGTCGCCCAGGAGACCAGCGCCGAGGCGCTCGTGCCGGTCGAGGACTTCACCCGCAATCTGATCCTCTCGACCGCCGGCATGATCATCTTCGTCTGCCTGCTCTCGCTCGTGCTGGCGCAGATCTTCGTGCGGCCCCTGCGCCGGCTCAAGGCGGCCGCGCAGCGCATCGGCGCGGGGGAGGAGGGCGTCCAGGTCGACGCAGGGTCGAGCGACGAGCTGGCCGACGTCGCCAAGGCGTTCAACGACATGAGCCGGAGTCTGCAGGTCAAGAGCGACCTCATCCTCGAGCAGGAGAAGGCGAACGAGCAGCTCATCCTGTCGTTCATGCCGGAGGGGATGGCCAGCAGGTACCGGCACGGCGACGACGCGATCACGCAGGACAGCGAGGACGTCACGGTGGTCTTCGCGGACATCGTCGGCTTCGAGGAGCTGGCGCTGACGCTGACGTCCGAAGACGCGGTGGCGCGGCTGAACGATCTGATCCGCACCTTCGATGAGGCCGCGGAGCGCCACGGCGTCGAGCGGGTGCGCACCACCAGGCAGAGCTACCTGGCCAGCTGCGGCCTCGCGACTCCGCGGGTCGACAACGCGCGGAGGGCGGTGGACTTCGCGATCGAGCTGTCGACCATCCTCGAGCGGTACTCGACCCAGCAGGGGGTCGACCTGGGCCTGCGCGCGGGGCTCGACTCCGGGCGGGTCACGAGCGGACTGATCGGACGCGCCAGGGTCGTCTACGACATGTGGGGGGATGCGGTGAACCTCGCGTTCCGGGTGCAGGGCGACTCGGATGAACCGGGGATCTACCTCACGCAGCGCGTCGCCGACCGCCTGCCGGAGTCGGTGTCGATGACGCCGGCGGGTGAGATCGACACCCAGTCCGGCACCCAGCGGGTCTGGCGGGTCGAGACCCCGGCCACCGTGGAGGCGTGA
- a CDS encoding GNAT family N-acetyltransferase — MSADIQIPPLPEHPDVALWRPATPDDIDALLSVISAADKVDHPTWTTPREDIADQFELSHIDPARDTLIGFAADGRAVAVGAAVTHPSRESRIQIHLEGTVHPDWRRRGIGAVLLDWEEARARQQYAEAATDLPGEIHMHVEEADAGAVVLAESRGLACERWFTSMERDSAVPAPEVDAGSVTIIAYTPQRSEAVREARNDAFRDHWGSLHANRERWSKFVDGPFLRPDLSMLALDGERVVAFCLASVNEDDWAALGASHAYIDLIGVVRDHRGLRRAPAVISASLRAIAAAGLERAVLDVDTASPTGANSLYEGLGFTATERSQVLVRHL, encoded by the coding sequence GTGAGCGCAGACATCCAGATCCCGCCGCTGCCGGAGCACCCCGACGTCGCCCTGTGGCGGCCAGCCACCCCAGATGACATCGACGCCCTGCTCAGCGTCATATCCGCGGCTGACAAGGTCGACCACCCGACCTGGACGACGCCCCGCGAGGACATCGCCGACCAGTTCGAGCTCAGCCACATCGACCCGGCGCGCGACACCCTCATCGGGTTCGCCGCGGACGGCCGCGCCGTCGCCGTCGGCGCGGCGGTCACCCACCCGTCGCGCGAGTCGCGCATCCAGATCCACCTCGAGGGCACCGTGCATCCCGACTGGCGGCGCCGCGGCATCGGCGCGGTGCTCCTCGACTGGGAGGAGGCCCGCGCGCGGCAGCAGTACGCCGAGGCCGCCACGGACCTGCCTGGCGAGATCCACATGCACGTCGAGGAAGCGGATGCCGGTGCCGTCGTGCTCGCGGAGAGCCGGGGCCTCGCCTGCGAACGGTGGTTCACGAGCATGGAGCGCGACAGCGCCGTTCCCGCGCCGGAGGTGGATGCGGGGTCGGTCACGATCATCGCGTACACGCCGCAGCGGTCGGAAGCCGTCCGCGAGGCCCGCAACGACGCCTTCCGCGACCACTGGGGCAGTCTGCACGCCAACCGCGAGCGCTGGTCGAAGTTCGTCGACGGACCGTTCCTGCGCCCTGACCTGTCGATGCTCGCGCTGGACGGCGAGCGGGTGGTCGCATTCTGCCTCGCGTCGGTGAACGAGGACGACTGGGCGGCTCTCGGTGCGTCGCACGCGTACATCGACCTCATCGGCGTCGTGCGCGACCACCGCGGGCTGCGGCGGGCGCCCGCAGTCATCTCCGCCAGCCTGCGCGCCATCGCGGCCGCAGGCCTGGAGAGGGCGGTGCTCGACGTCGACACCGCCAGCCCCACCGGTGCCAACTCGCTCTACGAGGGCCTCGGATTCACCGCCACCGAGCGCTCCCAGGTGCTGGTGCGCCACCTCTGA
- the rplQ gene encoding 50S ribosomal protein L17 codes for MPKPTKGPRLGGGPAHERLLLANLAAALFTHKSIKTTETKAKRLRPLAERLITFAKRGDLHARRRVLGIIGDKDVVHVLFTEIAPLVADREGGYTRITKVGNRKGDNAPMAVIELVLEPVTKKPSAKKAAAAKAAPAEEAPVEEAPVEEAPADESAAGAESPEEGAAAEAAAEDAVVETPAEEKSA; via the coding sequence ATGCCTAAGCCCACGAAGGGTCCCCGCCTCGGAGGCGGCCCGGCCCACGAGCGCCTGCTGCTTGCGAACCTCGCCGCAGCGCTGTTCACCCACAAGTCGATCAAGACGACCGAGACCAAGGCCAAGCGCCTGCGTCCGCTCGCCGAGCGCCTCATCACGTTCGCCAAGCGCGGCGACCTGCACGCGCGTCGTCGCGTGCTCGGGATCATCGGTGACAAGGACGTCGTGCACGTTCTGTTCACCGAGATCGCGCCGCTGGTCGCCGACCGTGAGGGCGGCTACACCCGCATCACGAAGGTCGGCAACCGCAAGGGCGACAACGCCCCCATGGCGGTCATCGAGCTCGTCCTCGAGCCCGTGACCAAGAAGCCGTCGGCCAAGAAGGCCGCCGCTGCGAAGGCCGCTCCGGCCGAGGAGGCCCCCGTCGAGGAGGCCCCCGTCGAGGAGGCACCCGCTGACGAGAGCGCCGCCGGCGCCGAGTCGCCCGAGGAGGGCGCCGCGGCCGAGGCTGCTGCCGAGGACGCAGTCGTCGAGACCCCTGCCGAGGAGAAGTCCGCGTAA
- the rpmJ gene encoding 50S ribosomal protein L36, with translation MKVNPSVKPICDHCKVIRRHGRVMVICKSNPRHKQRQG, from the coding sequence ATGAAGGTCAATCCCTCCGTCAAGCCCATCTGCGACCACTGCAAGGTCATCCGCCGCCACGGCCGCGTGATGGTCATCTGCAAGTCGAACCCGCGCCACAAGCAGCGCCAGGGCTGA
- a CDS encoding DsbA family protein, with protein sequence MATAARKTNWFAIWISIAVVVVLVGVAALVVVMNNQATAPGEVPDSAGINQETGAIAVGSGSNELDTYIDFMCPICGQFEDLYGETIEGLVDDGSITLNIHPISILDRASMGTAFSTRAANAAYCVAEAKPESALAFTQLMFENQPEESTEGLTDEQILDIASQAGVTGIDDCVNDQTYADFVAEMTEKTPVKPGASGIGTPTVLLNGEFVTLTGDPQADLVDALK encoded by the coding sequence ATGGCAACGGCTGCGCGCAAGACGAACTGGTTCGCGATCTGGATCAGCATCGCCGTCGTGGTGGTGCTGGTGGGCGTGGCCGCGCTCGTCGTCGTGATGAACAACCAGGCGACCGCGCCCGGCGAGGTGCCGGACAGCGCGGGCATCAACCAGGAGACCGGCGCCATCGCGGTCGGCAGCGGCTCGAACGAGCTCGACACCTACATCGACTTCATGTGCCCGATCTGCGGTCAGTTCGAGGACCTTTACGGCGAGACCATCGAGGGCCTCGTCGACGACGGCTCGATCACCCTGAACATCCACCCCATCTCGATCCTCGACCGCGCCTCCATGGGCACGGCGTTCTCGACGCGCGCGGCCAACGCCGCCTACTGCGTGGCCGAGGCGAAGCCGGAGTCGGCGCTGGCGTTCACGCAGCTGATGTTCGAGAACCAGCCGGAGGAGTCCACCGAGGGCCTCACCGACGAGCAGATCCTCGACATCGCGTCTCAGGCCGGAGTCACCGGCATCGACGATTGCGTCAACGACCAGACCTACGCGGACTTCGTCGCCGAGATGACCGAGAAGACCCCGGTGAAGCCGGGCGCCTCGGGCATCGGCACCCCCACGGTGCTCCTGAACGGCGAGTTCGTCACCCTCACGGGCGACCCGCAGGCCGACCTGGTCGACGCGCTGAAGTAG
- the infA gene encoding translation initiation factor IF-1, translating to MAKKDGVIEIEGVIAEALPNAMFRVELTNGHKVLATISGKMRQNYIRIIPEDRVVVELSPYDLTRGRIVYRYR from the coding sequence ATGGCGAAAAAAGACGGTGTCATCGAGATCGAAGGTGTGATCGCCGAGGCTCTGCCCAACGCGATGTTCCGCGTTGAGCTGACCAACGGACACAAGGTGCTCGCCACGATCTCGGGCAAGATGCGGCAGAACTACATCCGCATCATCCCCGAGGACCGTGTCGTCGTGGAGCTCAGCCCCTACGACCTCACGCGCGGGCGCATCGTCTACCGCTACCGCTAA
- a CDS encoding DNA-directed RNA polymerase subunit alpha, translated as MLIAQRPTLTEEKVGEFRSRFIIEPLEPGFGYTIGNALRRSLLSSIPGAAVTSIRIDGVLHEFSTIPGVKEDVTEIILNVKQLVVSSERDEPITAYLRKTGSGEVTAADISAPAGVEVHNPELVIATLNDTAKFELELTIERGRGYVSATQNRNEYAEAGQIPIDSIYSPVLKVSYRVEATRAGERTDFDKLVLDVETKPAIDPRDAVASAGRTLTELFGLARELNVEAEGIEIGPAPVETVLSNELSMPIEDLDLSVRSYNCLKREGINTVSELVALSETQLMNIRNFGQKSVDEVRDKLVSLGLSLKDSVPGFDGAHFYGGYDDETV; from the coding sequence GTGCTCATTGCACAGCGTCCCACTCTGACCGAGGAAAAGGTCGGGGAGTTCCGCAGCCGTTTCATCATCGAGCCGCTGGAGCCCGGCTTCGGTTACACGATCGGCAACGCGCTTCGCCGCAGCCTCCTGTCGTCGATCCCCGGCGCTGCTGTCACCAGCATCCGCATCGATGGCGTGCTGCACGAGTTCAGCACCATCCCCGGTGTCAAGGAAGATGTCACCGAGATCATCCTGAACGTCAAGCAGCTCGTCGTCTCGAGCGAGCGCGACGAGCCCATCACCGCATACCTGCGCAAGACGGGTTCCGGTGAGGTCACCGCCGCCGACATCTCGGCCCCCGCCGGTGTCGAGGTGCACAACCCCGAGCTGGTCATCGCGACGCTCAACGACACCGCGAAGTTCGAGCTGGAGCTCACCATCGAGCGCGGCCGCGGCTACGTGTCGGCGACCCAGAACCGCAACGAGTACGCCGAGGCCGGTCAGATCCCGATCGACTCGATCTACTCGCCCGTGCTCAAGGTCAGCTACCGCGTCGAGGCGACTCGTGCCGGTGAGCGCACCGACTTCGACAAGCTGGTGCTGGACGTCGAGACCAAGCCCGCGATCGACCCGCGCGACGCCGTCGCGTCGGCCGGCCGCACCCTGACCGAGCTGTTCGGTCTGGCGCGTGAGCTCAACGTCGAGGCCGAGGGCATCGAGATCGGCCCCGCGCCGGTCGAGACCGTCCTCTCGAACGAGCTGTCGATGCCCATCGAGGACCTCGACCTCTCGGTCCGCTCGTACAACTGCCTCAAGCGCGAGGGCATCAACACGGTGTCCGAGCTCGTCGCACTGTCGGAGACCCAGCTGATGAACATCCGCAACTTCGGCCAGAAGTCGGTCGACGAGGTGCGCGACAAGCTCGTCTCGCTCGGTCTGTCGCTGAAGGACTCGGTCCCCGGGTTCGACGGCGCGCACTTCTACGGCGGCTACGACGACGAGACCGTCTGA
- the map gene encoding type I methionyl aminopeptidase, with amino-acid sequence MLRRSIYKTPAQLRSMVEPGLITAAALAEVRGLVAPGVTTLELDAAASAVIRGRGAVSNFQMVRGYRYTVCTSVNQEVVHGIPTDRVLQPGDIVSIDAGAEFRGWNGDSAITIVVPDPDRPELVAERERLSQVTEGSLWAGIAALATASHLAEIGAAIQGHIEANQPDGAPYGILREYVGHGIGRKMHESPSVFNYRVSDPGPEVRPGLAVAIEPMVVIGSDETFVEDDGWTVSTVDGTAGSHWEHSVAVHDGGIWVLTAPDGGAAGLAPFGVTPRQIS; translated from the coding sequence GTGCTGCGCCGTTCGATCTACAAGACTCCGGCCCAGCTGCGGTCGATGGTCGAGCCGGGCCTGATCACGGCTGCGGCCCTCGCCGAGGTCCGCGGGCTGGTGGCACCCGGTGTCACGACCCTCGAGCTCGACGCGGCAGCATCCGCTGTCATCCGCGGTCGCGGAGCGGTCTCGAACTTCCAGATGGTGCGCGGGTACCGCTACACGGTCTGCACCTCGGTCAACCAGGAGGTCGTGCACGGCATCCCCACCGACCGGGTGCTGCAGCCGGGCGACATCGTGTCGATCGACGCGGGTGCGGAGTTCCGCGGCTGGAACGGCGACTCGGCGATCACCATCGTCGTGCCGGACCCCGACCGGCCGGAGCTCGTCGCCGAGCGCGAGCGGCTCTCCCAGGTGACGGAGGGGTCGCTGTGGGCCGGCATCGCCGCGCTCGCGACCGCCAGTCACCTCGCCGAGATCGGCGCGGCGATCCAGGGCCACATCGAGGCGAACCAGCCCGACGGGGCGCCCTACGGCATCCTGCGCGAGTACGTCGGCCACGGCATCGGCCGCAAGATGCACGAGTCGCCGTCGGTGTTCAACTACCGGGTGTCCGACCCGGGCCCCGAGGTCCGTCCGGGCCTCGCGGTCGCGATCGAGCCGATGGTCGTCATCGGCTCGGACGAGACCTTCGTCGAGGACGACGGCTGGACCGTCTCGACGGTCGACGGCACCGCAGGCTCCCACTGGGAGCACAGTGTCGCCGTGCATGATGGTGGTATCTGGGTGCTGACCGCGCCCGACGGCGGAGCCGCAGGCCTCGCCCCCTTCGGTGTGACCCCCCGACAGATCTCGTGA